A part of Candidatus Omnitrophota bacterium genomic DNA contains:
- a CDS encoding tyrosine-type recombinase/integrase — MIHYFKRIYYKFLQRKNSDEVFNSVINKFKIYLSVEQGLGKVTVEGYIKCIKKFIKSTGKLVPSKDVVLGYLAAFRNLEYSYSHIRNTTRLLWWYMKFWGMNLELKYPRKPERVIKDILTELEIMRMINACQNIKDRAIITLLSFTGIRMKELRQLRTKDIDIAKLTLTVINGKNSRDRVICISAECAELVSAFIARYDKEPEDYLFGDGQGGQVSAKLLRRLFRELVAKVMIRKKVSVHVFRHSLATNLLINGCDLITVQRQLGHKDIKTTLLYIQYSPEIFRKQYDRYIPKYIQEKIA; from the coding sequence ATGATCCATTATTTTAAAAGAATCTATTATAAGTTTCTACAGAGAAAAAATAGTGATGAGGTATTTAATTCGGTAATCAATAAATTCAAGATATACCTTTCTGTAGAACAGGGATTGGGCAAGGTTACGGTTGAAGGATATATAAAATGCATAAAAAAATTTATCAAAAGTACTGGTAAACTCGTACCCTCAAAAGATGTAGTTTTGGGCTATTTAGCAGCTTTTAGAAACCTGGAATATTCTTATAGCCATATTCGTAATACAACCAGGCTGCTTTGGTGGTATATGAAATTCTGGGGAATGAATTTAGAACTTAAATATCCCCGTAAGCCTGAGCGGGTTATTAAGGATATACTTACAGAGCTAGAGATTATGCGGATGATTAACGCATGCCAGAATATTAAAGATAGGGCCATAATTACTCTTTTGTCCTTTACGGGGATCCGGATGAAGGAACTTAGGCAATTAAGAACGAAGGATATTGATATCGCCAAATTGACCCTAACTGTGATAAATGGTAAGAATTCCCGGGATAGGGTAATTTGTATCTCAGCTGAATGCGCTGAGTTAGTTAGCGCATTTATTGCGAGATATGATAAAGAGCCCGAAGATTACCTGTTTGGGGATGGCCAGGGAGGACAGGTTTCGGCTAAGTTATTGAGGAGGCTGTTCAGGGAATTGGTTGCCAAAGTAATGATAAGGAAAAAGGTAAGTGTGCATGTCTTCAGGCATAGCCTGGCTACCAATTTATTAATTAATGGCTGTGATTTAATTACAGTCCAACGTCAATTAGGGCATAAAGATATTAAAACAACTTTGCTTTATATCCAATATTCGCCAGAAATATTCAGAAAACAGTATGATCGGTATATTCCTAAATATATCCAAGAAAAAATAGCTTAA